A single window of Syntrophorhabdus sp. DNA harbors:
- a CDS encoding ankyrin repeat domain-containing protein, whose translation MTKTQKNEALFRACESGDVEAARFHLEKGVDVRAKGRWGETPLHVACTEDRPDLVLFLIEHGADVNAKDMNGRTPLNLTLMLPERGAVIAVRERILGLFREHAPDAVMEAYCTAQERR comes from the coding sequence ATGACAAAGACACAGAAGAATGAAGCGCTCTTCCGCGCCTGTGAATCCGGTGATGTTGAGGCTGCCCGTTTCCACCTGGAGAAGGGGGTGGATGTGAGGGCAAAGGGCAGGTGGGGTGAAACGCCCCTCCACGTTGCCTGTACGGAGGACCGCCCCGACCTCGTCCTCTTCCTCATCGAACACGGAGCGGACGTGAACGCGAAGGATATGAACGGCCGGACGCCGCTCAATCTAACGCTGATGCTGCCGGAGCGCGGGGCCGTCATCGCCGTGCGTGAGCGAATCCTCGGTCTCTTCCGGGAGCACGCCCCGGACGCCGTGATGGAGGCGTACTGCACGGCACAAGAAAGAAGATAG
- a CDS encoding ankyrin repeat domain-containing protein yields MKPLDKRLFSAIVRGDLALAREAIEAGAEVEARDKDGFTSLHEACRYGRTDIARLLLDHGAEVEARGRDGHTPLHAACVNGHHDIVRLLLFHGADVNAKTRHDFTPLHEACVFGHPPVVRLLLDAGADVDVKDMFDDIPLLAARDLPPGDTREEIIDLFREYAPELVMEAYCKQDVADQS; encoded by the coding sequence GTGAAACCACTGGACAAGCGTTTGTTCAGCGCCATCGTGCGCGGTGACCTGGCTTTAGCCAGGGAAGCGATCGAGGCCGGCGCGGAGGTGGAGGCGAGGGACAAGGACGGCTTCACCTCCTTGCACGAGGCGTGCCGTTATGGCCGCACCGACATCGCCCGGCTCCTCCTCGACCACGGCGCGGAGGTGGAGGCGAGGGGCCGGGACGGCCACACTCCCCTCCACGCGGCGTGCGTAAACGGCCACCACGACATTGTTCGCCTGTTGCTTTTCCACGGGGCGGATGTGAACGCGAAGACCCGTCACGACTTCACCCCCCTGCACGAGGCGTGTGTCTTTGGCCATCCCCCCGTCGTCCGTCTCCTCCTCGATGCCGGCGCGGACGTGGACGTGAAGGACATGTTCGACGACATCCCCCTCCTCGCGGCGAGGGACCTCCCTCCCGGCGATACCCGCGAAGAGATCATCGACCTCTTCCGCGAGTACGCCCCGGAGCTGGTGATGGAAGCGTACTGTAAGCAAGACGTGGCTGATCAATCCTAA